One segment of Deltaproteobacteria bacterium DNA contains the following:
- a CDS encoding 5-formyltetrahydrofolate cyclo-ligase: MINEKVFRKSSCIQNRFLHLEIYRRAKRLALYSSFKNEVITDEIMKHTFVSGKQVYFPKIVSGQRKLQFIKVEKNDDFVTGSYDIPEPKGRHEIADVKGLDIVVVPGVVFDVYGNRLGYGKGYYDRLLSGLKGHIAIIGLAFDFQIVNELPVERHDVNMDMIITEKRVIRC; the protein is encoded by the coding sequence ATGATAAACGAAAAGGTGTTCAGGAAAAGCAGTTGTATCCAAAATAGGTTTCTCCATTTGGAAATATACAGGAGGGCAAAGAGACTGGCACTTTACTCAAGTTTCAAAAATGAGGTTATTACAGATGAAATTATGAAACATACATTTGTCAGTGGCAAGCAGGTATATTTTCCAAAGATTGTTTCAGGACAAAGGAAACTTCAGTTTATAAAGGTAGAAAAAAACGATGACTTCGTAACAGGTTCGTATGATATCCCGGAACCAAAGGGCAGACACGAAATTGCTGATGTCAAGGGATTAGATATTGTTGTTGTTCCGGGTGTGGTATTTGATGTTTATGGAAATAGGCTTGGATATGGCAAGGGCTATTATGACAGGCTTCTGTCAGGTTTAAAAGGGCATATAGCGATTATCGGACTTGCCTTTGATTTTCAGATTGTAAACGAACTGCCTGTGGAAAGGCATGATGTGAATATGGATATGATAATTACAGAAAAGAGGGTAATCAGGTGTTAG